The following are from one region of the Nymphaea colorata isolate Beijing-Zhang1983 chromosome 7, ASM883128v2, whole genome shotgun sequence genome:
- the LOC116258163 gene encoding 60S ribosomal protein L7a-2-like, with protein MAPKKVGKAPVPAKKKAEKVVNPLFEKRPKQFGIGGALPPKKDLHRFVKWPKVVRIQRQRRILKQRLKVPPALNQFTKTLDKNVATNLFKMLLKYRPEDKAAKKERLLKRAQAEAEGKPVEIKKPIVVKYGINHVTYLIEQNKAQLVVIAHDVDPIELVVWLPALCRKMEIPYCIVKGKARLGAVVHKKTATALCLTSVKNEDKLEFSKIIEAVKANFNDKYDEHRKKWGGGIMGSKSQAKTKAKEKLLAKEAAQRMS; from the exons ATG GCACCAAAAAAGGTTGGAAAAGCTCCAGTACCGGCCAAGAAGAAGGCG GAGAAGGTTGTGAATCCATTGTTTGAAAAGCGGCCCAAACAATTTGGAATTGGTGGTGCATTGCCACCTAAAAAGGATTTGCACAGGTTTGTTAAATGGCCAAAGGTAGTTCGTATCCAAAGGCAGCGCAGGATTCTGAAGCAACGTCTGAAGGTCCCTCCTGCTTTGAACCAGTTTACAAAGACGCTTGACAAGAATGTTG cGACAAACCTGTTCAAGATGCTGCTGAAGTATCGGCCAGAAGACAAAGCTGCCAAGAAGGAAAGGCTTTTGAAGAGGGCTCAGGCTGAGGCTGAAGGGAAACCAGTGGAGATCAAAAAGCCAATCGTTGTAAAATATGGCATTAATCACGTGACCTATCTTATTGAGCAG AACAAGGCCCAGTTGGTAGTCATTGCACATGATGTGGACCCAATTGAGCTTGTTGTATGGCTACCTGCCTTGTGCCGGAAAATGGAGATCCCTTACTGCATTGTGAAAGGCAAAGCACGTCTTGGAGCG GTTGTTCACAAGAAAACAGCTACAGCTCTTTGTCTCACTTCTGTGAAGAACGAAGACAAACTAGAGTTTAGCAAGATAATTGAAGCTGTCAAG GCCAACTTCAATGACAAATATGATGAGCACAGGAAAAAGTGGGGCGGTGGCATTATGGGTTCTAAATCTCAGGCCAAGACTAAAGCCAAAGAAAAGCTCCTAGCTAAGGAAGCTGCTCAAAGAATGAGTTAG